A single genomic interval of Juglans regia cultivar Chandler chromosome 1, Walnut 2.0, whole genome shotgun sequence harbors:
- the LOC109007487 gene encoding multiprotein-bridging factor 1b → MAGIGPISQDWEPVVIRKKAPNAAAKKDEKAVNAARRTGAEIETIKKSTAGTNKAASSSTSLNTRKLDEETENLAHDRVPTELKKAIMQARMEKKLTQSQLAQMINEKPQVIQEYESGKAIPNQQIITKLERALGAKLRGKK, encoded by the exons ATGGCAGGAATCGGACCGATCTCGCAGGACTGGGAGCCGGTGGTGATCCGCAAGAAGGCCCCCAACGCCGCCGCCAAGAAGGACGAGAAAGCTGTCAACGCCGCTCGCCGCACCGGCGCCGAGATTGAAACCATCAAGAAAT CTACTGCTGGAACAAATAAAGCTGCCTCTAGCAGCACTTCTCTAAACACAAGGAAGCTGGATGAGGAAACTGAGAACCTTGCTC ATGACCGGGTACCAACTGAACTGAAGAAAGCTATCATGCAAGCCCGAATGGAAAAGAAGCTTACACAGTCTCAGCTTGCTCAa ATGATTAATGAGAAGCCTCAAGTCATCCAGGAGTATGAATCTGGTAAAGCTATTCCTAATCAACAGATCATTACCAAGCTGGAGAGGGCTCTAGGAGCTAAACTGCgtggaaagaaataa